In the Helicobacter typhlonius genome, one interval contains:
- a CDS encoding CinA family protein, translating to MKPNNDFVILHSDLAQRVSEILAQRGMKVGIAESCTGGLLSYHFTMLSGASEILDGAMISYANAIKASWLNVSEENLTRFGAVSEPVVRAMCEGILKQSGADVALATSGIAGPTGGSESKPVGSVYIGVQHKGERAHIELCHFDGGRIEVQSQTCAKALEMLLALLDS from the coding sequence ATGAAGCCGAATAACGATTTTGTCATATTACATAGTGATTTGGCACAGAGAGTAAGCGAGATTTTAGCTCAAAGGGGAATGAAAGTCGGCATAGCTGAAAGCTGCACTGGTGGGCTTTTAAGCTATCATTTTACAATGCTTAGTGGTGCGAGTGAGATTCTTGATGGGGCGATGATAAGTTATGCCAATGCGATTAAAGCTTCTTGGCTCAATGTAAGCGAGGAGAATCTTACTCGTTTTGGTGCAGTGAGTGAACCTGTGGTTAGGGCAATGTGTGAGGGGATTCTCAAGCAAAGTGGCGCAGATGTGGCACTAGCCACAAGTGGAATCGCTGGTCCCACTGGAGGAAGTGAGAGTAAGCCCGTGGGGAGCGTATATATTGGTGTGCAGCACAAAGGAGAGCGTGCGCATATAGAACTTTGTCATTTTGACGGAGGGCGCATAGAGGTGCAGTCCCAAACTTGCGCTAAAGCACTTGAAATGCTCCTTGCGCTTTTAGATTCATAA
- a CDS encoding dihydroneopterin aldolase: protein MNTESITLHIENLSLETIIGVLPKERIAAQRLLIEAHITYEYSGEYLNYVHICESITQCLQNGAYELLESALTDIANELKKHFVCITHLTLCIKKPDILAPCVVGASISRDFT from the coding sequence ATGAATACGGAATCTATCACGCTTCATATTGAGAATCTCTCCCTTGAGACGATTATTGGCGTGTTGCCTAAGGAGCGCATCGCAGCTCAAAGGCTTCTTATAGAGGCGCATATTACCTATGAATATAGCGGTGAATATCTCAATTATGTGCATATTTGTGAATCTATTACCCAATGCCTACAAAATGGCGCATACGAACTTTTAGAATCCGCCCTTACAGACATAGCAAATGAGCTTAAAAAGCATTTTGTGTGTATCACACATCTCACACTTTGTATCAAAAAGCCCGATATTCTCGCTCCTTGTGTCGTTGGCGCAAGTATTTCACGCGATTTCACTTAA
- the plsY gene encoding glycerol-3-phosphate 1-O-acyltransferase PlsY, whose product MSVLSSLLYVFSNINVIFYVLAFIVGGIPFGWLLLKVLYKTDIRQIGSGSIGATNVYRTLKERDEKKAKPLSILTIVLDASKGLIMVALAKAVGLSYETQWAIALLAIIGHCYSPYLGFKGGKGVATAIGSVLLLIPVEGICGLIVWGIVGKVFKISSLSSLIGVLSGIVLTFVIPYILPLPDSISIVAQIHTHTPVVLIGLFILYTHIPNIKRLFSGQEGKVL is encoded by the coding sequence ATGAGTGTCTTATCAAGTCTGCTCTATGTCTTTTCAAATATCAATGTGATTTTTTATGTCCTTGCCTTTATTGTGGGTGGGATTCCATTCGGGTGGCTATTGCTTAAGGTGCTTTATAAGACTGATATTCGCCAAATTGGCTCGGGCAGTATCGGCGCGACAAATGTCTATCGCACCCTCAAAGAACGAGATGAAAAAAAGGCAAAGCCCCTCTCTATCCTCACTATTGTGCTTGATGCGAGCAAGGGTTTGATAATGGTCGCACTCGCAAAGGCAGTAGGACTAAGCTATGAAACACAATGGGCAATCGCGCTCTTAGCTATTATAGGACATTGTTATAGCCCTTATCTTGGATTTAAAGGAGGCAAGGGCGTGGCTACCGCTATTGGTTCGGTGCTGTTGCTTATTCCTGTGGAGGGGATTTGTGGGTTGATTGTGTGGGGGATTGTGGGCAAAGTGTTTAAAATCTCCTCGCTCTCCTCGCTCATTGGCGTTCTAAGCGGTATCGTGCTTACTTTTGTTATCCCTTATATTTTGCCCCTGCCAGATAGTATTTCTATTGTCGCACAGATTCACACGCACACGCCTGTGGTGCTTATCGGGCTATTTATCCTTTATACGCATATTCCTAACATCAAGCGACTTTTTAGCGGACAAGAAGGTAAGGTGCTGTGA
- a CDS encoding MBL fold metallo-hydrolase — MLKHSRRFENDPIVYPTQTLKPVGAKEQHIIESYSHYEDSIMRFLFKSFLPHKHITIPSIKSNLYNMPAQDSFVWFGHSSYMLWLDSKSILFDPLIGDNASPLPYMFRAFNGADIFSASDFSSIDYLIITHNHYDHLSKASILALKDKIKCAIVPLGIGKILHKWGIKSIIELEWGQNIEIENLTIHALPTRHYSTRSLFDKNMSLWACFVLQSRGKNIFCSGDSGYGEHFRVFGERFGGFDFAFIENGQYNMRWAQNHLFPHETLQAAIDIKCKRLMPIHNSKFALAPHHFTQPLESLCALYDLGNKDYPFLLLTPRIGEILPLWENINTMRWWGQLT; from the coding sequence ATGCTGAAGCATTCGCGCAGATTCGAAAATGACCCTATCGTATATCCTACTCAAACGCTTAAGCCTGTTGGTGCTAAGGAGCAGCACATTATAGAATCTTACAGCCATTATGAAGATTCTATAATGCGATTTTTATTTAAATCTTTTCTCCCCCATAAGCATATTACCATACCGAGCATAAAAAGCAATCTTTACAATATGCCCGCACAGGATAGTTTTGTGTGGTTTGGGCATTCCTCTTATATGCTGTGGCTTGATAGTAAAAGCATACTTTTTGACCCATTAATCGGGGATAATGCCTCACCCCTGCCATATATGTTTCGCGCATTTAATGGAGCTGATATTTTTAGTGCAAGTGATTTTAGCAGTATTGATTATCTTATTATCACACATAATCACTATGACCATTTGAGCAAGGCAAGTATTCTTGCCCTCAAGGATAAAATAAAATGTGCTATTGTTCCGCTTGGCATAGGGAAAATATTGCACAAATGGGGGATAAAATCCATTATTGAGTTAGAATGGGGGCAAAATATTGAAATTGAGAATCTCACAATTCACGCCCTGCCTACAAGGCATTATTCTACACGTTCGTTGTTTGATAAAAATATGAGTTTATGGGCGTGTTTTGTGCTACAAAGCAGGGGTAAAAATATCTTTTGCAGTGGCGATAGTGGCTATGGCGAACATTTTAGGGTATTTGGTGAGCGTTTTGGAGGCTTTGATTTTGCCTTTATCGAAAATGGGCAATACAATATGCGCTGGGCGCAAAATCATCTCTTCCCACACGAAACCTTACAGGCGGCTATTGACATCAAATGCAAAAGGCTTATGCCTATTCATAATAGCAAGTTTGCCCTTGCTCCTCATCATTTTACACAACCTTTAGAATCTCTTTGCGCACTCTATGATTTAGGAAACAAAGATTACCCATTCTTGCTTTTGACGCCTCGTATTGGTGAAATTTTGCCGCTTTGGGAAAATATAAACACTATGCGTTGGTGGGGACAACTTACTTAG
- a CDS encoding valine--tRNA ligase, protein MNPAGQNTQETKKGYQPKEIESHFYKLCEERGYFEVEGNKSLWQDAQQHFCIMMPPPNVTGTLHIGHALTFTLQDIITRFKRMDGFKTLYQPGLDHAGIATQNVVQRQLATQGLTKESLGREAFIAKVWEWKEQSGGMILNQMRHLGITPAWSRLRFTMDKGLQNAVKKAFVQWYNQGLIVQDYYMVNWCVQDGALSDIEVEYEENQGKLYYLRYPILEDSTNVDSINAQRALESRQYIIVATTRPETFFGDSAVMVNPNDERYKHFIGKSVILPLLNRPITIIADSHVDMEFGTGCVKVTPAHDVNDYEVGKRHNLQSIVIFNQKGILNAEAGEFEGQDRLVARPLIVQKLEELGFIEKIEDYTNQVGKCYRCGNVVEPYVSKQWFVKKEVATNAIRKVNDKELHFFPPQWLNNYNAWMRELKDWCISRQLWWGHRIPMWYCECGQKVASINDNPTCPKCHKNITKQDDDVLDTWFSAGLWAFSTLGWGNEKEQDTNTPQSFKDSISNAQDSQKALYADSDLSKFYPNTLLITGFDILFFWVARMLLSGESLLGKLPFKNVYLHALVRDEFGQKMSKSKGNVIDPLEMIETYGADVLRFSLAILCAQGRDVKLSTQTLDNTKNFTNKLYNATQFLNMYLEQLGGEEAKQKGFANLSEIQIQSALGAYMLMRFNVATNEVRNALEEYRFEQGASILYRFLWGEFCDWGIELAKASKDSIYELGAIFKSALLLLHPYMPFITDFLWHSLSKSEIDSADSIMIAPYPKAQAQNAKDEALQRQFYIIQDVIVSIRRLRAMLELGLAPIEQVFIKIKDSIDNALLEQFVCKLAKVGTLTLIDSKPESSVGDVGEFCECFIQLRGIDLSGIISRLTNQKGKCEKELQKLQSMLSNEKFVQNAPKAVLEQNRANLQNTQEKYDKICAELDALLHP, encoded by the coding sequence ATGAATCCTGCAGGACAAAACACACAAGAAACAAAAAAAGGTTATCAGCCAAAAGAGATAGAATCTCATTTTTATAAACTATGCGAGGAGCGAGGATACTTCGAGGTTGAGGGGAATAAATCTCTTTGGCAAGATGCACAGCAGCATTTTTGTATTATGATGCCTCCGCCAAATGTTACAGGCACACTGCACATAGGGCACGCGCTCACTTTCACATTGCAAGATATTATCACGCGCTTTAAACGAATGGACGGCTTTAAGACGCTCTATCAGCCCGGACTCGACCACGCAGGAATTGCTACGCAAAATGTCGTGCAAAGGCAACTTGCAACACAAGGTTTGACAAAGGAGAGTCTAGGCAGGGAAGCATTTATTGCTAAAGTGTGGGAATGGAAAGAACAAAGCGGGGGAATGATTTTAAACCAAATGCGCCATTTAGGCATTACCCCTGCGTGGTCGCGTCTGCGCTTTACTATGGATAAAGGCTTACAAAATGCGGTAAAAAAGGCATTTGTGCAGTGGTATAATCAAGGACTCATCGTGCAGGACTACTATATGGTAAATTGGTGTGTGCAAGACGGCGCACTCTCTGATATTGAAGTAGAGTATGAGGAAAATCAAGGCAAGCTCTACTACCTGCGCTACCCTATCTTAGAAGATTCTACAAATGTGGATTCTATAAACGCACAGAGAGCTTTAGAATCTAGGCAATACATCATTGTCGCTACCACGCGACCAGAGACTTTCTTTGGCGATAGCGCGGTTATGGTAAATCCAAACGATGAGCGATACAAGCACTTTATCGGCAAAAGTGTGATTTTACCACTTCTTAATCGCCCTATTACTATTATTGCGGATTCACACGTGGATATGGAGTTTGGAACTGGCTGTGTAAAAGTAACTCCCGCGCACGATGTGAATGACTACGAGGTAGGCAAGAGGCACAATCTCCAATCAATCGTGATTTTCAACCAAAAAGGCATTTTAAACGCAGAGGCTGGGGAATTTGAAGGGCAAGATAGGCTGGTAGCGCGTCCTCTGATCGTGCAAAAGCTAGAGGAACTTGGCTTTATCGAAAAAATCGAGGATTATACAAATCAAGTCGGCAAATGCTACCGCTGCGGTAATGTCGTAGAACCCTATGTTTCAAAGCAATGGTTTGTCAAAAAAGAAGTTGCAACAAATGCTATAAGAAAAGTAAATGATAAAGAGCTACATTTTTTTCCACCGCAATGGCTGAATAACTACAACGCGTGGATGAGGGAGCTTAAGGATTGGTGTATTTCTCGGCAGCTGTGGTGGGGACATAGAATCCCCATGTGGTATTGCGAATGTGGGCAAAAAGTTGCCTCAATAAATGACAATCCTACCTGCCCCAAATGCCATAAAAATATCACAAAGCAAGATGATGATGTGCTAGATACTTGGTTTAGCGCTGGCTTATGGGCGTTTAGCACATTGGGTTGGGGAAATGAAAAGGAGCAAGATACAAATACTCCTCAATCTTTTAAAGATTCTATAAGCAACGCGCAAGATTCACAAAAAGCCCTCTATGCGGATTCTGATTTGAGCAAGTTTTATCCAAATACTTTGCTTATCACAGGCTTTGATATTTTGTTTTTCTGGGTGGCGCGTATGCTTTTAAGCGGGGAATCGCTGCTGGGCAAACTCCCCTTTAAAAATGTCTATCTCCACGCGCTAGTGCGTGATGAGTTTGGGCAAAAAATGAGTAAATCTAAGGGAAATGTGATTGACCCACTAGAGATGATAGAAACCTATGGTGCTGATGTTTTACGCTTTAGCCTCGCTATACTTTGCGCACAGGGGCGCGATGTGAAGCTCTCCACCCAAACACTAGATAACACAAAAAACTTCACAAACAAGCTTTATAACGCCACGCAGTTTTTAAATATGTATTTGGAGCAACTCGGTGGCGAGGAGGCAAAACAAAAGGGCTTTGCAAATTTGAGCGAGATTCAGATTCAAAGTGCGCTCGGTGCTTATATGCTAATGCGCTTTAATGTCGCAACAAACGAGGTAAGAAACGCCCTAGAAGAGTATCGATTTGAGCAGGGGGCGAGTATTTTATATCGCTTTTTGTGGGGAGAATTTTGCGATTGGGGGATTGAACTTGCAAAGGCAAGTAAGGATTCTATTTATGAGCTAGGAGCAATATTTAAGAGCGCACTTCTACTTTTACACCCCTATATGCCTTTTATTACAGACTTTCTATGGCATAGTCTTAGTAAGAGCGAAATTGATTCTGCAGATTCTATTATGATTGCGCCCTATCCCAAGGCACAAGCACAAAATGCGAAAGATGAGGCATTGCAGAGGCAGTTTTACATCATACAAGATGTAATTGTCTCCATTCGCCGCCTTAGGGCTATGCTTGAGCTTGGCTTAGCACCCATTGAACAGGTGTTTATCAAAATAAAAGATTCTATTGATAATGCACTTTTAGAACAATTTGTATGCAAACTCGCAAAAGTCGGCACACTCACACTTATAGATAGCAAACCTGAATCAAGCGTGGGCGATGTAGGGGAATTTTGCGAGTGCTTTATCCAGTTACGAGGTATTGATTTGAGTGGCATTATCTCGCGTCTTACAAACCAAAAGGGCAAGTGCGAGAAAGAATTACAAAAACTACAATCTATGCTTAGTAATGAAAAATTTGTCCAAAACGCCCCAAAAGCCGTGCTAGAACAAAATCGCGCGAACTTACAGAACACACAAGAAAAATATGATAAAATTTGCGCCGAACTTGATGCGCTTTTACACCCATAA
- the fliW gene encoding flagellar assembly protein FliW: MTYELKMDILGFEGTKKVELEKIDDTFSKIRALDGDKPFEITLVNPFSLCDYSFTIPTADEKLLDLDEKRGDKVEVYCVVVVQNPIENSIVNLMAPFVFNPANASCLQVTTLPVAEYPQFSKVQPLKEFLSTEILQTLSK, translated from the coding sequence ATGACTTATGAGCTAAAGATGGATATTTTGGGCTTTGAGGGCACTAAGAAAGTGGAGCTTGAAAAGATTGATGATACTTTTAGCAAAATCCGCGCATTAGACGGAGATAAGCCCTTTGAAATCACACTTGTGAATCCTTTTTCTTTGTGTGATTATAGTTTCACTATCCCCACTGCTGATGAAAAGCTACTTGATTTGGACGAAAAGAGGGGCGATAAAGTAGAGGTGTATTGCGTTGTTGTCGTGCAAAATCCTATCGAAAATTCTATTGTGAATCTTATGGCACCTTTTGTGTTTAATCCAGCAAATGCCTCTTGTTTGCAAGTTACGACTTTGCCGGTAGCGGAATATCCTCAATTTAGCAAGGTGCAACCTTTAAAAGAGTTTTTATCAACAGAGATTCTGCAAACTCTTAGCAAATAG
- a CDS encoding rhodanese-like domain-containing protein → MKKMLMFALCLMFWGCADSKDEKNTSAKFVDIYPQVVALTEKRAAGDEAGAKMIQDSLLQSGIAHNLIEDTASLISRAATSGYTLITPNELNAHNGEFVIISTLPRGIYNLGLIPNAKHFEFAISPTLNDNGSEWNWEADALSRPQEEFIHLLGENKDAKIVFYDSGEHIYAPMGSAHIGIMWAKHLGYTQLYRLVGGFNAWKDLGLPITTEKPHCCEM, encoded by the coding sequence ATGAAAAAAATGCTTATGTTTGCACTATGCCTAATGTTTTGGGGCTGTGCAGATTCAAAAGATGAAAAGAATACTAGTGCTAAGTTTGTCGATATTTATCCGCAGGTAGTGGCACTCACAGAGAAAAGGGCGGCTGGTGATGAGGCGGGCGCAAAAATGATACAGGATTCACTCCTGCAAAGTGGCATAGCGCACAATCTCATCGAGGATACCGCTTCGCTCATTTCTCGTGCCGCAACGAGTGGCTATACACTCATCACACCAAATGAGCTAAACGCGCATAATGGTGAATTTGTGATTATCTCTACCCTGCCTCGCGGTATTTATAATCTAGGGCTAATCCCTAATGCAAAGCATTTTGAATTTGCCATTAGCCCAACGCTTAATGACAATGGGAGCGAGTGGAATTGGGAAGCTGATGCGCTTTCGCGCCCACAAGAAGAATTTATCCATCTACTTGGAGAAAATAAAGACGCAAAAATCGTCTTTTATGACAGCGGGGAGCATATCTATGCGCCTATGGGAAGTGCGCACATAGGCATTATGTGGGCTAAACATCTTGGCTACACGCAGCTTTATCGTCTCGTGGGAGGATTTAATGCGTGGAAAGATTTAGGATTGCCTATCACCACAGAAAAACCTCACTGCTGCGAGATGTAG
- a CDS encoding helix-turn-helix domain-containing protein — MKVIDKINEILKAKNLSKKELANRLIDLGLRANKTGETPTISSIYAYLNGNIELKADMIPFIADALSVYEQELFSANAQKMLRKIATHNPTYMKYHHIIELLEYISPKSLETLEQTLLNHKAKTIELNAIIEKI, encoded by the coding sequence ATGAAAGTTATTGACAAAATAAATGAGATTCTAAAAGCAAAAAATCTAAGCAAAAAAGAGCTTGCTAATCGCCTTATAGACTTAGGCTTGCGTGCAAATAAAACGGGTGAGACACCCACAATCTCTAGCATTTATGCCTATCTTAATGGCAATATTGAACTCAAAGCCGATATGATTCCATTTATTGCTGATGCTTTGAGCGTGTATGAGCAGGAGCTGTTTAGCGCGAATGCACAAAAAATGCTACGAAAAATCGCTACACATAATCCCACCTATATGAAGTATCATCATATTATAGAACTCCTTGAATACATCTCACCCAAATCGCTTGAAACACTTGAGCAAACGCTGCTTAATCACAAGGCAAAAACCATAGAGCTTAATGCTATTATTGAAAAAATATAA
- the ppk2 gene encoding polyphosphate kinase 2, translated as MGKQERQIVIRPENEGNIREIYKSKNGRMKEDFYLEELTKLQIELLKLQNWVKKTNQKIVIIMEGRDAAGKGGTIKALTSHMNPRGCRVVALNKPTETEKTEWYFKRYISTLPSGGEIVFYDRSWYNRAGVEKVMEFCSQDQYREFITQVSNLEQMLISSGTMIFKYFLDVGREEQKRRILRRKTDPLRMWKLSPIDGKSLDLWNEYTEAFEKMFARTHTHICPWTIVNTNDKKRARLNIARDILSKIDYEGKDQTAVCLLPDPSIVWVYSQYQTAHLDPTKEVQKQLKELKEIKEAEKKERKAQKALAEKVEKAEKERTKEEKQKTKQEANKEKEVKAESKPKNEPKAKSATKAESAKADTTPTKS; from the coding sequence ATGGGAAAGCAAGAAAGACAAATTGTCATTAGACCAGAGAATGAGGGCAATATTCGGGAGATTTATAAGTCTAAAAACGGGCGTATGAAAGAGGATTTTTACCTTGAGGAGCTTACAAAACTGCAAATTGAACTTTTAAAACTGCAAAATTGGGTGAAAAAAACCAATCAAAAAATCGTCATCATTATGGAGGGACGCGATGCAGCAGGTAAGGGTGGCACAATTAAAGCTCTTACAAGCCATATGAATCCACGAGGTTGCCGTGTAGTGGCACTAAATAAACCTACTGAAACAGAAAAAACAGAATGGTATTTCAAACGCTACATTAGCACATTGCCAAGCGGAGGGGAGATTGTCTTTTATGATCGCAGCTGGTATAACAGAGCAGGAGTAGAAAAAGTAATGGAGTTTTGCTCTCAAGATCAATATAGAGAGTTTATTACTCAAGTTTCAAATCTTGAGCAAATGCTGATTTCAAGCGGCACAATGATTTTCAAATATTTTCTTGATGTGGGCAGAGAGGAGCAAAAGCGTAGAATCTTACGCCGCAAAACTGATCCACTTAGAATGTGGAAACTAAGCCCCATTGATGGCAAGTCACTTGATTTGTGGAATGAATACACCGAAGCGTTTGAAAAAATGTTTGCACGCACACATACGCACATATGCCCTTGGACGATTGTTAATACCAATGATAAAAAGCGCGCGAGACTCAATATTGCACGTGATATTTTGAGTAAAATTGACTATGAGGGCAAAGATCAAACTGCCGTGTGCTTACTACCTGATCCTAGCATTGTGTGGGTGTATTCTCAATATCAAACCGCACATCTTGATCCGACAAAAGAGGTTCAAAAGCAGCTCAAAGAGCTTAAAGAAATAAAAGAGGCGGAAAAAAAGGAAAGAAAAGCACAAAAAGCACTAGCAGAAAAGGTGGAAAAAGCCGAGAAAGAAAGGACAAAAGAGGAGAAGCAAAAGACTAAGCAAGAAGCCAACAAGGAAAAGGAAGTTAAGGCTGAAAGCAAACCCAAAAATGAGCCCAAAGCTAAAAGTGCTACCAAAGCAGAATCTGCTAAAGCTGATACTACGCCCACAAAATCATAA
- a CDS encoding ATP-dependent helicase, protein MPLSSLNAEQAEAAKAPSGHNLIIASAGTGKTATIVGRIAYLLQSGYDPSDILLLTFTNKASSEMIARVAKIFGEKIAKNIESGTFHAVAYRYLRENYHIHLKQPKELLTLFKSIYDKRVFMQEDSKPYAARYLYECYSLFINSAPKQTFSVWLTEKNPQQESYVEIYEDIFAEFSELKKTHHYADYNDLLILYRKSLLQLKEPLFQEVLCDEYQDTNPLQDCILDALSPPSLFCVGDYDQSIYAFNGADISIISGFRQKYADARVLTLSKNYRSSKHILDLANRVIEKNERIYPKHLEVIKQGDFAPPKLLVYDELFLQYQGIAKYIALSNRPYEDTAIIFRNNSSADGLEASLRELNIPSKRKGSMSFFDTKEVSLLLDICSIVHNPRDMMAYIHTLSYGKGIGEAIAKDIYEALSVLGEGDCIKGMFQPKQSARVYKQRHKNTQLGLFDDFFTLESQGRFDEFIASSFASHPILQHPKIHKEGAIFLSNFYEMLHEIHTMRNPKVLVSHIASSQFFMQIAHMLAMIRAKNKDGIVDSERFENVLESIKRKCSLLYDLSRNHTDLGKFLNAMILGSSEAVEGSGVHLLSIHAAKGLEFQNVYIVDLMDGRFPNRKLMSKSGSLEEERRLFYVAITRAKENLVLSFAKKDALKNINYAPSTFLYEGELLHKDSVI, encoded by the coding sequence ATGCCACTCTCCTCACTCAATGCAGAACAAGCAGAGGCAGCAAAAGCACCCAGTGGACATAATCTCATCATCGCTTCGGCAGGGACAGGTAAGACGGCTACGATTGTCGGGCGCATAGCTTATCTTTTACAAAGCGGCTATGATCCTAGCGATATTTTGCTTCTCACTTTTACAAACAAGGCGAGTAGCGAGATGATTGCGCGTGTGGCGAAAATTTTTGGCGAGAAAATAGCAAAAAATATAGAATCTGGCACATTTCACGCTGTGGCATATCGCTATTTGCGAGAGAATTATCATATCCACCTTAAGCAACCAAAAGAACTTCTTACGCTTTTTAAAAGTATTTATGATAAGCGCGTTTTTATGCAAGAGGATTCTAAACCCTATGCCGCGCGTTATTTGTATGAGTGCTACTCGCTTTTTATAAACTCCGCCCCAAAACAAACTTTCAGCGTGTGGCTTACTGAAAAGAATCCCCAGCAAGAATCTTATGTGGAGATTTATGAGGATATTTTTGCGGAATTTAGCGAACTCAAAAAAACTCATCATTATGCGGATTATAACGATTTGCTTATACTTTATAGAAAATCTTTGCTCCAACTTAAAGAGCCACTTTTCCAAGAGGTGCTCTGTGATGAATACCAAGATACAAACCCCCTGCAGGATTGCATACTTGATGCGCTCTCCCCTCCCAGCCTTTTTTGCGTGGGGGACTATGACCAAAGTATTTATGCCTTTAATGGTGCGGATATTAGTATTATTAGCGGATTTAGACAAAAGTATGCAGATGCACGGGTTTTAACATTGAGTAAAAATTATCGCTCAAGTAAGCATATACTTGATCTTGCAAATCGGGTGATTGAAAAGAATGAGCGCATTTATCCAAAGCATTTAGAAGTGATTAAACAGGGGGATTTCGCCCCGCCAAAGCTTTTGGTGTATGATGAGCTTTTTTTGCAGTATCAGGGCATCGCAAAATATATCGCACTAAGCAATCGCCCCTATGAGGATACAGCGATTATTTTTCGTAATAATTCAAGTGCAGATGGGCTCGAGGCAAGCTTGAGAGAGCTCAATATCCCTTCAAAGCGCAAAGGAAGTATGAGTTTTTTTGATACTAAGGAAGTAAGTCTCTTGCTCGATATTTGCTCTATTGTGCATAATCCGCGTGATATGATGGCATATATCCACACTCTAAGCTATGGAAAAGGCATAGGCGAAGCGATTGCAAAGGATATTTATGAGGCACTCTCTGTGTTAGGAGAGGGGGATTGTATCAAAGGAATGTTTCAGCCAAAGCAGAGTGCAAGAGTCTATAAGCAGAGGCATAAAAATACACAACTTGGGCTTTTTGATGATTTTTTTACCTTAGAATCTCAAGGGCGATTTGATGAGTTTATCGCCTCATCTTTTGCTTCTCACCCTATTTTGCAACATCCTAAGATTCATAAGGAGGGTGCGATATTTCTAAGCAATTTTTATGAAATGCTCCACGAGATTCACACAATGAGAAATCCAAAGGTGCTTGTTAGCCACATCGCCAGTTCTCAATTTTTTATGCAAATTGCGCATATGCTTGCTATGATTCGTGCGAAAAACAAAGACGGCATAGTCGATAGTGAGCGATTTGAGAATGTTTTAGAATCTATTAAGCGTAAATGCTCACTTTTGTATGATTTATCAAGGAATCACACCGATTTAGGCAAGTTTCTCAATGCGATGATACTTGGCTCAAGCGAGGCGGTGGAGGGAAGCGGAGTACATTTGCTTAGCATACACGCCGCAAAGGGCTTGGAGTTTCAAAATGTGTATATCGTGGATTTAATGGACGGGAGATTTCCAAATCGAAAGCTAATGAGTAAGAGCGGGAGCTTAGAAGAGGAGCGTAGGCTTTTTTATGTGGCGATTACTCGTGCAAAAGAGAATCTTGTCTTATCCTTTGCTAAAAAGGACGCGCTGAAAAATATCAACTATGCGCCTTCAACCTTTCTTTACGAAGGTGAGCTACTTCATAAAGATAGCGTCATCTAA
- a CDS encoding rhodanese-like domain-containing protein codes for MEFKGKNNPSLANPLYAEDLDESFCIIDIRYPEDYALCHIKDSLQLNNPYDVYAHIKKNPNQKYALVCYSGHTASILGSELVEEGLENIYYYDDEFSTLANAHIQLISK; via the coding sequence ATGGAATTTAAAGGAAAGAATAACCCAAGCCTTGCCAATCCACTTTATGCCGAGGATTTGGACGAGAGCTTTTGTATTATTGATATTCGCTACCCCGAGGATTACGCGCTTTGCCATATTAAAGATTCTCTGCAGCTGAATAATCCTTATGATGTGTATGCACATATCAAAAAAAATCCAAACCAAAAATACGCCCTTGTGTGCTACTCGGGACATACCGCGAGTATTTTAGGCAGTGAGCTTGTGGAGGAGGGCTTAGAGAATATTTATTATTATGATGATGAGTTTAGCACACTTGCAAACGCGCATATTCAACTCATCAGCAAATAA